The genomic segment AGGCTGGCACCCGATCGAAGCCATACCGGAACACCCGGCACTATTTGCGGCACTGAAACGAGTCGAAGTGAGTTGGCCAAAAGGTGGCGAAAAACGAACGTGGACTCAACTCGCTGATGAATTGGAAAAGGTGGATCAGGCCTTGGTAGTGGTTAACCTTAAACGCCATGCCATTGCTCTGCTCCATGAACTGACTGAGGCGAAAAGCGTGTTCCATCTCTCAACCAACTTGTGTGCCGAACACCGGCGGGCCGTGATGGATAAGGTCAGGGATCAACTTGCGGCCGGACGTCCCTGCCGCCTCATTTCAACCCAATGCGTTGAGGCAGGGGTGGATGTGGATTTCCCCATTGTCTTCCGTGCCGTAGCGCCGCTGGACTCAATCGCACAAGCTGCAGGACGCTGCAACCGAGAGGGCAGGCTCAATGAACAAGGCCGGCTTGGTAAAGTTGTGGTTTTTGACCCTGATGAGCAAGACGGATGGAGGAAGCGGTTTCCCACACATAGCTACTATCAGGCGACTCAAGTCACACAAACCATGCTCAATCTCCACGACAGCAATCTGGACATTAACGATCCCGAGGTATTCCAGGCCTATTATCGCCGGCTCTATGATCTGAACGATCCTGCCAGCCAGAACGTCGATCTTACAAGAGCGATTCAGGAGCTCGATTTTGTGGAGATTGCCAAAGCCTACCGTCTCATTGTTCAGGATGCCATTCAAGTGCTGGTGCCATGGGTGGGCAGATACGACGAGTTTTTGGAATTACGAACAGAAGCTGATCAACGAGGCATAAGCGCCAATTGGATGCGCCGCGCCCAAGGGCTTGCTGTCAGTGTCTATCGCACCAACGACGGCCCCCCTGCCTGGGCAATTCCGGCAAATCTTCGGCGCGGTGGTGTTTCTGACGAGTGGTTCATCCTTGAGGGAGAGTTTTACGACGATACGCTTGGGCTGAATCCGCCCAAGAGCGAACAGGTCTTCATCGCATAGGGGGAGTTATGGCTAACGGCACACATACATTGGAAGTCTGGGGCGATTTCGCATGCTTCACCCGCCCGGAAATGAAGGTCGAGCGTTTCTCCTATCCGATCATCACGCCTTCTGCGGCACGTGGCATCTTTGACGCTATCTACTGGGATGGCCTACGCGAACGGCAAGGCACGGGAAACATTATGCGTCCCTATTTCCACTGGCAGGTTATACGCATTCAGATATTGGAACTGCCGCATTTCATTGCTCTGCGGCGCAATGAAGTGAAAGGACGAGTGCCTGGTACAACGACGCTAAACAAGTGGATGGCTGGGAAGAAGTCACCAGAAGCTTTGTGGGCAGATGGAGACGATGAAAGTACTGGCCGCACACAGCGTCAAACTATGGCGCTCAAGAATGTGCGCTATCGGCTCACTGCGCAAATCGTTCCCAAGTCCGGTTTCGCCTCCGACTACGGCAAGTTCAACGCCTGTTTCGAGCGTCGGGCTAAGCAGGGAAAATGTTTTCAGCAACCTTATTTCGGCTGTCGGGAATTCCCCGCGTTCTTTGAGTATGTCGAGTCGTCGGATTCCAAAGTCCCGCCACCCGCTGCCCTGGATCAGCATCTTGGCCTCATGCTCTATGACGTGTACGACCTGCACAAGGATGCCGTGAAAGATAATGACAAACCATTCATCACGCTGTTTGACGCTCACATACGCA from the Nitrospira sp. genome contains:
- the cas5c gene encoding type I-C CRISPR-associated protein Cas5, whose protein sequence is MANGTHTLEVWGDFACFTRPEMKVERFSYPIITPSAARGIFDAIYWDGLRERQGTGNIMRPYFHWQVIRIQILELPHFIALRRNEVKGRVPGTTTLNKWMAGKKSPEALWADGDDESTGRTQRQTMALKNVRYRLTAQIVPKSGFASDYGKFNACFERRAKQGKCFQQPYFGCREFPAFFEYVESSDSKVPPPAALDQHLGLMLYDVYDLHKDAVKDNDKPFITLFDAHIRNGVLEVPPFGSSAVKKPERT